One Methylothermaceae bacteria B42 DNA segment encodes these proteins:
- the ubiE gene encoding bifunctional demethylmenaquinone methyltransferase/2-methoxy-6-polyprenyl-1,4-benzoquinol methylase (Catalyzes the carbon methylation reaction in the biosynthesis of ubiquinone and menaquinone), translated as MTDNNRDSTTHFGFRQVPVREKARLVRNVFDSVADQYDLMNDMMSFGIHRLWKRLTIHLSNVKYGERVLDLAGGTGDLTRLFHPRVGDKGEVVLADINAAMLRRGRDRLVDEGRVKGIRYAQVDAQYLPFEDESFDCITIAFGLRNVTDKDKALRSMFRVLKPGGRLLVLEFSKPVNELFSKFYDLYSFKMLPLMGKLIAGDPDSYRYLAESIRMHPDQDKLKGMMVAAGFERVEYFNLTQGVVAIHRGYKL; from the coding sequence ATGACTGACAACAACCGCGACTCAACCACCCATTTCGGCTTCCGCCAGGTGCCAGTGCGGGAAAAGGCCAGGCTCGTGCGAAACGTGTTCGACTCGGTGGCCGACCAGTACGACCTGATGAACGATATGATGTCATTCGGCATCCACCGGTTGTGGAAGCGTTTGACGATTCATTTAAGCAATGTCAAATACGGCGAGCGAGTGCTGGATCTGGCGGGCGGCACCGGGGATTTGACTCGCTTGTTTCATCCCAGGGTCGGGGACAAAGGAGAGGTGGTGTTGGCTGATATCAATGCCGCGATGCTCCGGCGGGGCCGGGACCGGCTGGTGGACGAGGGGCGGGTCAAGGGAATTCGTTATGCGCAGGTGGACGCCCAGTACCTGCCTTTCGAAGATGAAAGCTTTGATTGCATCACCATCGCCTTTGGCCTGCGCAATGTCACCGACAAAGACAAGGCCCTGCGATCCATGTTCCGGGTGCTCAAACCCGGTGGTCGCCTGCTGGTGCTGGAATTTTCCAAGCCTGTCAATGAGCTGTTCAGCAAGTTCTATGACCTGTATTCCTTCAAGATGCTGCCGCTGATGGGGAAATTGATTGCCGGAGACCCCGACAGTTACCGTTATCTGGCCGAATCCATCCGCATGCATCCGGACCAGGACAAACTCAAGGGCATGATGGTGGCGGCGGGTTTCGAGCGGGTGGAATATTTCAATCTCACCCAAGGGGTGGTCGCCATTCACCGGGGTTACAAACTGTAA